The genome window GAGTCTGTGTACTCGTAGATCCGGCTTTGTTTCACCTACTATTTCCCACTCGGACGCCTCCGAATTAACGTTACACATTTGATATAACAAATATATTTGTCTGTCCAACGATAACATAAATGATTAGTGAGTAGAAGAAGCCGAAACGTTATTTTTACCATCAGTATGATTTGACTAGGTAGTATGTTTTGGCGTTTGTCTCATTTTGTTTTTAGTTTCGATACCACGGCGCTCCTGTTTCTCACACGTTTCTGTAATTGACCTCCCGACGCCCCATCATTTTCTTTAGTTATGCAAAATTCGTTTAGTTTCGATGTCTCATAACGTGATGGTTCTTTTCCTGAAGGGTTCCCCTCGACATTCCACTCCGTTTGGGTCGCGTGGTGGCAGAGGCCAGGGGGCACAAGGTGGTGTGGAGAAGTTTTACAACGCTTCTATGCTGCAGGACCCATGGGCTAGCCTACAGCCAGTGCCGGTCACAAGTACAACCAGCTCCCAACAGCAAACCACACATACAGGCAGGCCAGGGAGGTATTTCAACTAGGACTTTCCCCCCTTCAAACCATGCAGATGAGGCTTCAACCCTTTACGTTTCATATTTGCCCTGTTTCTTTTGTTTCGGGACTATTACCAAAAACCATTGAAGTATGGTAAAGTTGCCTATAACACAGACTATAGTACAGCAGTCTTTGAAGATGTCAGAGGATTCACCAGCAATTGTTAGTGGACACAGACTGTCCACTATCTGAAGCTCTTTTCCAGCACACCTTGATCACACCGTTACATTTTAAACCTGATCGTGAGACTCTCAATTTCAGGGCAAARGGCAGCATACTAAAACCAAACACAGGGAATCAATTATACTCAAATTCTTTAGTgaattttattttatccattttgcaGGCTAGTTTAGTACCATacgtggtctgtctgtctgtaccgtTTTAATCATATGTTAACGTTTCCCGTTTTTAACATTGTGTCAGTATAAAGTGTCGATTAGTAAAGGGACCCTTTTTATTTACTTTTACCCCTCAGAAGTACAGCGGTGAATCTCTAGGTCCGTATCCACAACGCATATCCCGGTGggaatgctgatctagaatcagttttgcctttttttttaaatcatagtgAATAAGATTAtgtggacagatcctagatcagcacttctactctgatgttttgtggatacgggccctgatCTCCACAGGTTAGCACTGCGTTYGAAGAACTGATTGATTAGTTGGGTCTAGCCTGTTATGATGGACTGTATACACTAAAGATTTGTTCAAGGCCTATTTCTAATGATATTACATTGTTAAATGTATTTTACTGGTATTTTCAAGATGGGCAATATAAACCAGTGACTGCCTCAGGTTTCTACATGTGTAAATATCTATTCTAAAGGATGTTTTTTCTTATTGTCAAGAAATATCATTTGGAAGTTTGATGTAAGTGTTTGTAGTAAATTCAAAAATGGTAAAAAGGTTGTGATTAGTTTGACTTAAGACAATTGCTCCGCAGCATACCACCCTTcccctgtgtagggtgcagtcttttGGATGGGGCTGTTAAATGGTTGTCCTGACTCTCTGGRCATGGGGtgttaaccctgatgtcctggctaaattcccagcCTAGCCCCATTCCATCAAGGCCACTTAATCATCCCCCTCATTTCTAWTTGGCATATCACTCCTCACCCGATGGGTGGTGGCGTTGCGGCATTAAAATGGTCGCTATGCATCACCCTGGTGGGTGGTGCGCGTTGGAGGTGGGCATGGTGATTGTTTTTTTACCCTCGTACTATGTGAGGTgctttgagtacctcagttggtagaaaaggGTTAAATAAACCTAAAAGATTATTAATTCATGATGGCCAAAGAGTTAGGCCTACTCGATTATGTAAATGCATGAGTGGCTTCCTTATATAATCTGTTAACTTTAAYTCTCAATATATGATTTTACAAATTGACATGGTGCTTGTCCCTTATGCAACAGTACTACATACTTCTGTCtatgtgtatatacacactcATGTGAAAATGTAGTTTACTCTGGTTTGAAATTTGTATTAAACATTGCTTTAACTTTTATAGCTGTTCATCTTGTAAGGTTGTCCAAGAAAAAGCCAAAACATTGACATATTAAGTTATTTAATTTCCCCTTAAGTTTCCAGTCAATWTACACTATTCCACATGTTATGAGTTGAAAGGACCTCTGCTACCAGCGGCCAGCATTAGGGCAACGGGCAGCACAGACTTAATGATAGCGTCATTGCTCCTAGATATCAAGCCTCACACAAACAGAACATTAGCATGGGATACCAGGGGCGTGTTCATTAGTACACACAGTGGAAACTGTTTTTCAACGAGAAACAAGACTTTCTTGAGAAGTTCATAGTTCCTCCCAGTTTcattccatttggtgcctaatgaacgaGACCCAGGTTACAATAATTGTCTTGGTAAAAAGAAAAGTACGAGGCCAGAACTTACGTTACATCTGAGGAGATGGTTTAAAATATTATTTGCAGTGTGCGACtaacttcataaaaaaaaaaaaaaaagtgacagtTCTCGACTTTTCAAACAAGCCGGAGCCTTAAGCATAGTGGGCCATGGTGCAATAGTTTCCCATTCAGTTTGTATCCTCCTTTCAGAACCCTTAATTTTAAGTTCGTTGGTACATTCCATCCAAGGACTGGAGGAACACCTATCTATATGATAGCGCAGTTAACATGGAAGATTCTCAACTAGGGATGTTCACGCCTTCATTTTCTGAAATGCATTTCCCCTGTTAACTCTCTTCAATATcaaaagtagcctattttgaaattAAAAAGGGACTAGGTAAACtacttaagtgtgtgtgtatatattgtaaaTGAGTACATGGAATAATCAGGTCGGGATTATTGGTCTGTATAGCCTTGCCTCAACTCTCAACGGCACGATAGACATTTGTCTAGCAGCAAGGTTTTCGGTTGTGAGAAAATCCCAATGCCTTAAGGCatagcagaactcggctaggcgacGTGAACGTATGTGCCTTGCTTACTCCCTTGAAGAAGAAAAACCGGCAAAAGTACTTTGTCCCTCTtaagacgccgtagccagtatacacttacTCAAAAATCCAAATAATCTTAAAATAACTCAAGATATCTGTGCTTCATTTAGATGTTTTTTCCCGAGGTCTCAGTCACGCAATTTGACATTTAATGTTTGATGCAGTATCTCTCAAGCAAAACGAAAGTTAAcaaaaacgagtcgtctctcgaATGACAAACACTTTTAATTGAATAATCCCTACTATTGCCCAATCACCGACAAAGGTGCGTAGACTCCGGCTACCGAGCTTTCAGTTTGTCTCAGGGGGGGGGKAAGTTGTGCACAAACGGCAGAAAAAACCCTTGCCGAATAAGAAAACGGCAGAAGGTTATTTATCAGACTATACAGAGGACCCCTGTAACATACGGTGTGGAATATTGTTAAAGGGATACAGATGTGCCTCGGGATAGAAACCTAAATGCCATTTTCCAATTGCATGTTCTACACACGGATAGATGTGTTATGCAATGCTCTGATAAAGGTGTGATGATCCATCTAAATGAAATTGGACATATCTTTAAGGGGCCGGGGTTGAGCTTTAAATCCCATAATTAACTTGGTAGAAACTGTAATCAATGGAATGATTGCCATTTTATTGTAGATGGAAGGGCCTGTACATTCCTCCTCCATTTTATAGCAGGATCTAAAGATGTGGAATATGGACTCGGCAGTTACAGAATGTAATGGTTTCTTAAATGGTAACGTACTAAAGCAGCCATTCATAATCATTTTCCAGTACACCGATTTTGTGCTACAGGCCTAAttttatcacctgttcatttatTAGGGAGTCATTGGAAATTCCTACTTTCAATTTTCAGTCTTGAGGCCAGGCTGAAAGACAAAATGAGATGCTACCAATTTTCTAAAAACAACCTCTGGTTTAGAtgaaacttttatttttttacaagcaTTATTACTCCTTTGTATATTAATGTAACTATGGTCACCAACAGACTATCCTCTTAAATTAAGGCAAATATCGGTCCGGTTTCCCAGACACCGATTAAGCCTAGTGCTGGACAATAAAGCATGCTCAGTAAAACTTGAAAAAAGCTTTTAGTGACTAGGCTTCACGTGTCCAGGAAAACACGCCTGTCGTGTAATCTTAGTTATATAAGCCCTCAGCCACTGGCCTGTTTAGTATAAGTTCCCTCAAGCCACTGGCCTGTTTAGTATAAAGTCCCTCAGCCACTGGCCTGTTTAGTATAAGCCCTCAGCCACTGGCCTGTTTAGTATAAGCCCCTTCAGCCACTGGCCTGTTTAGTATAAGCCCCTCCAGGCGACTGGCCTGTTTTAGTATAAGCCCTCAGCCACTGGCCTGTTTAGTAATAAGTCCGCCGCCCACTGGCCTGTTTAGTATAAGTCCCTCAGCCACTGGCCTGTTTAGTATAGCCGCCTCAGCCACTGGCCTGTTTAGTATTATAGTCCCTCAGCCACTGGCCTGTTTAGTATAAGTCCCTCAGCCACTGGCCTGGTTTAGTATAAAGTCCCCTCAGCCACTGGCCTGTTTAGTATAAGCCCTCAGCCACTGGCCTGTTTAGTATAAGTccctcagccactgcctgtttagtATATATAGTCCCTCAGCCACTGGCCTGTTTAGTATAAGCCCTCAGCCACTGGCCTGTTTAGTATAAGTCCCTCAGCCACTGGCCTGTTTAGTATAAGCCCTCAGCCACTGGCCTGTTGTTAGTTATAAGCCCCTCAGCCACTGGCCTGTTTAGTATAAGCCCTCAGCCACTGGCCTGTTTAGTATAAGCCCTCAGCCACTGGCCTGTTTAGTATAAGTCCCTCAGCCACTGGCCTGTTTAGTATAAGCCCCTCAGCCATGGCCTGTTTAGTATAAGCCCTCAGCACTTGCCTGTTATAGTTATAAAGTCCTCAAGTCACTGCGGCCTGTTTAGTATAAGCCCCTCAGCCACTGGCCTGTTTAGTATAAGCCCCTCAGCCACTGGCCTGTTTAGTATAAGCCCCTCAGCCACTGGCACTGTGTGATTGACTACGGAGTTGCCGAGGTATTTCTTCTGAACAAGTACCCATGGTTCATTAGAGAACTCCATTGGCCTGTATAGCACGATGCAAAGTTTCACATTTCACAGCAGACTAACCAGATGGCAGAGAGACATTCCAGTGCAAGAGAGTTTAAGTTTGACTGTGGGATCCCATTCGATATCTTTCAATTAAACACCCTTAGTTTCAAGTCTGTGTGAAGTCGAGCTTCCTGGAGTGACGTTGAATGTAGCGGCATTTGAAATTAGCCATGAGAGYTATAATAAAATGTGCCCTtgttagcagacgcttttatccagtgACTTGAtcatgcgtgcgtgcgtatggGTGGTTCCCGGGAATCGAACCTGCTACACTGGCGTAATAAGcgccacgctctaccaactgagctacaaaaagGAACTAGAGTGATTTACTATCGCGCTGATACTACACTGCAAACATTGCGTGAGCGTTCCGATAGCAACTGTTTGTTTGGCTACTACACCAGTGGCATACCACAGATGTCAGAGCCAGCCACTCATTTAAGTTTTCCTAAATTGACTATCTCTCAGAGCGATAATTAAGAGGGGTCATTACTGTTCTTGGGATAAAATATTACAATTTAAAGTAAATGTCTTTTGAGGCCTCAAATTCKTTTTTTGGTTTCAGTTGTAGTCTTACCATTTGTGTTTACTATAATTGGACAACAAACTCCCCTTTAGTGAACTCAccttttaaaaaattaaaataaatWAAAAAAAAACAGGATTTTCTCTCCCTTGGCCATGGCTTCTGAGAGGGAAACCTGGGTAATGTTCATTACAGAACGCAACAGATATTTTAACTTCTTGCAACAGAAAGCTAAAATGAGCAATTGTTAttagacaagtccaggtagtccctccctgtttcagtccgttttcttccatttggtaccaaatgaacacgacccagaggAATGGGCAAGGTGGAGAGCGCTCGGGAAGGAAGCCGATGGACGGAACGCCTCATTATAAAATACAGCACCGCTCTCTGATTCTCTTGGCCaggctcttcctcttcttctttccgTTCTTCTCTTTGCCATCCTCCATTTTTCTGGCTCTGATCTCACGCATCAGGTCAAAAAACACCTGCAAGGAAGAGAATTTTCTTGGtcattgattttttattttttttgctagggaggagggggggcggGGTCGCCAAATACAGAGCATAGCTTCATGAAAAGATACAAAAACAGGCCCAGTTATMGTACTGTAAAATCCTGTGTTTCTGTGCAGAAGTTTATGGATGGCATTTAACATTTATTTGGCAGTTTGCCTCCCTTCTATACTAATTTGTATGACCTCACCCACCACATATCACAAACAATTGTTATGGCCTAAAATAACACAATGGTTTcctaccctgtaagcagtctaagGACAAGGTTTGGGACCAGACAAAtgccctacccccccccccccccccccccccccctccccctcttgtACTGTTTTCCCAAAATCTAACGGTTACGAAAACCAAACCCAAAGCTGATTTCTTGTTCATTTTTGTAATGTtcggtgaactatccctttaaattaaATAATTGACCTATATAGGTTTGTCTCACGGTTTGGATGCAATTTGCTAAAAACAATCATGAGTTGTTCCCAACCACACCCCACACTATGGCTGATTGATCCAAACAATTAATCCCACCAATACAGGTGATAACGGCCAACGTAGACTATCCGCCATGTACATTAGGGTGGAGGGGCCCAGTAAGTTGTTCTATGAAAATTGCAGGCTTACTGACAAACACAAGAAGTTACTTTTTTTGTCATGTgcacaggtacagtgaaatgcctcttTGCTAGCCATtgtccaacaatgcagtaatcaatatcaggaGTACTTTAAAGTAAAAAACAAGAACCACGAGAGTAATTACAACTATATACCGGGTCAGTTTAAGatgatactatatacagggtccgtTTTAATACCATATAGGGGGtcgtttatacatactatatacaggtttAGTTAATAACCATAACTATATAACCAGGGTTCAGTTAATACCATATTTGGGGGTCCAGTTAATAACCATACTTATACAGAGGTCAGTTAAttaaccatactatatacagggtcagttaataccatactatatacaaggGTCAAGTTAGTAaccatgactatatacagggtagttaatacatactatatacagggtccaaGGGGTTTAATACcaatactatatacaggggttaagTTCATTAATACTACTATATTGGGGTCAGTTTATATTATAccccatactatatacaggggtcaaGTTAATACCATAACTTATATATACAAGGGTTCAGttaaataccatactatatacagggtctatTAAacaactatatacagggtcagttaatccATTACTATATACCAGTCAGTTAATACCATAAATATAACAGGTCAGTAATACCAtacctatatacagggtcagttaataccatactatatacaagtTCAgttataccatactatatacagggtcaagttaataccatactatatacagggttcaTTATActccatactatatacagggtcagttataccatacctatatacagggtcagttaataccatactatatatacaggggtcagttaataccacactatatacagggtcagtttaataccatactatatacagggtcagttaatacacatactatatacagggtcacgTTAATACCacccactatatacagggtcagttaatacccacactatatatacagggtTTCAGTTAATACCAACCATATACACAGGGTCAGTTAAATACCATACTATTATACCAGGTCAGTTAATacccatactatatacagggtccgtttaataccatactatatacaggggtcgtttaataccatactatatacagggtcagttaataccatactatatacagggtcagttaaatccatactatatacagggtcagttataccatactatattacaggtcagttaatacccATACTCTATATACACgggggtcagttaataccatactatataacagggtcagttaaataccatactatatacagggtcagttaataaccATACTATATAAACAGGGTCAGTTTAATACCATAACCTTATATAcccagggtcagttaataccatacctatataacagggtcagttaataccatactatatacagggtcagttaataccatactatatacagggtcaggttaATTAccaatactatatacagggtcagtaataCCCATACTttaacagggtcagttaatacccatactatatacaggggcagttaatataccatactatatacaggcgtCAGTTAATACCCTCTATATACAGGGtccagttaataccatactatatacaggtcagttaataccatactatatacagggtcagttaataccatactatatacagggtcagtaataccatactatatacagggtcagttaataccataacTATATACAGGGTTCCAGTTAATacccatactatatacagggtcagttaataccatactatatacagggtcaagtTAATACCCataaactatatacagggtcagttaataccataactatataacagggtcagttaataccatactatataacaGGGTCAGTTTATACAGTTCAGTtaaaccatactatatacagggtcagttaataccatactatataacaAGGTAGTTCGTAAATACACAACGAACTATAATCGAGATCATTAAATACCATAACTATATAATACCAGGGTAGTTGAATAAACCATATATATGTACCATCAGGGTCAGTTTAAATACCCCATACATATTTACGTGTCCAAGTTTTTAATCCATACCCTATGaaacagggtcagttaataccatactatatacagggtcagttaataccatactatatacagggtcagttaataccatactatatacagggtcagttctagtaccatattaacaatgtgcagggttactggagatagatatgtataggggtaaggtgactaggcatcatgatatatgataaacagagtagcagcgtgtgtgtgtgtgtgtgtggagtcagtatgaatgtgtaGAGGTCTGGGAGTGCATAATCAGTAAATTAAAtaaaggtcaatgcagatagtccgtgtagccattttgttagctatttaacaaccttatggcttggggataagaagctgttcagaagcctgtTGCTGTCAGACGTGatgctccagtaccacttgctgtgTGGATACAGAGAGAAGTCTATAGTTTGGGTGGTTGGAGTCAAAATGTTCCAGACCTTTTTACACCYCCTGATAtaggggtcctggatggcagggagctcagccccagtgatgagCTGSGCTGTCCACACCACCCCCTGCAGTGCTATGTGATCGAGggtggtgctattgccataccaggtggtgatgcagccagtcaatatgctctcaaatggtgcagctgtagaactttgatgATTTGAGGATCgatgtcaaatcttttcaacctGTGTGAGGTAGCCCTGTCCTTTTAGCTTAACGCCAACAATGTTTTATGCAGAATTTGCACTCACCACGCACAAACACACGTCTTCTGTATAGCCTTGTATTGGCCAGTAAGCCCTAGAATTCAATAGATCATCACCATAACAACATTGTCTTTGTTTACAGACAACTTCACTCTACACACTTTATTTTTGCGAtccattgttttgttgtttttacaaaagacaaagacaaacccAGTGCGTTTTACACACTTCCTCTTGAAACATCTACAAGTCTACCTGGAAGCTTCTGGTTTTATAGTACCTAAAACacgctttaaaaatatatattcaataaCTGGATAATGCAAATTCAATCAAATTGAGCCAGTGTAAAACAACTATTACAAATTGCATTCCTTCCTGTTTTCAAGAAAGACTGCACCACCATGTGAATAAACACACATTAGGCCAAGTCCTGGAACGAAAGGGCTTTTTAGTCCTGGACTAGGCTTAGTGTCtgcgaaatcaaatcaaattttattggtcacatgcagatgttaatgcaagtgtagcgaaatgcttgtgcttctagttccaaccgtgcagtaatatctaacaagtaatctaacaatttcacaaccacCCCtgtatgtaaaataaataaaagccccATCACCTTGTCAACATTTGCACGGGTCTTGGCGGAGGTCTCCACGTAGCTGACGCCCCACTGCTCGGCCCGGGCCTTGGCCTCCTCGCCGCTCACRTGCCTCCGCTCCTCCAGGTCTGACTTATTACCCACCAGGAGAAAGGGAACATTCTCATCCTCCTTCACTCGCAGGATTTGttctctggagaggagagagggaggtcatATCATCCTATAGATCTCTGGACAGTGGATGGAATTAATTCCTGAATTGGACCGACCCCAGAACCTGGTCTCTCCTTTTCACTTCAAAGCCCGCTCTTATTTACCTGAAGTCAGCGGTGGCGGCGAACGACTCGGCCTCGGTGATGGAGAAGACGCAGAGGAAGCCCTCACCGCTGCGGAAGTAGTTGTCTCGGATGGCGGCGTAGTCCTCCTGGCCCGCTGTGTCCAAGATGTCGATCTGCACCTCCTCTCCGTCCAATACCACCTTCTTCCTGTAGCTGTCCGCCTTGGTGGGCTCGTAGTCCTCCACAAACTGATGGAGAGAAGTAGGAGAAAGAGATGAACATATTGAGGGAAGAGTTTCTTTATAAGGCCAGGTTAcattataaataaaatgttttgaagATTTAAACCACAAAGTAATTTTGGCAGAATGTAATTTTGACAGAATTGAGGAAGAGAAAAGTCCTTTTGAGAGTGGAAAATGGGGCCTTAGTGGGGAGTTTCCACAATTGATATCAGTGACCAGGAGTGTCCATTTTCAGGACATGTTGGCCCTGTTTTGAATATTCTTAAAAAGCATTCTTctttccttgaagtaatcactgatctgattGGCTTGGCGTATGCAAGCTTTCCACTGCATTGATGTCACTGGTAATGTCGTGTCAGAACAGTGATTTACTTCCAAGGGGAGGAAGAAAACAACATGAAGAGTGTTGTAACAGGTCATCGACGATGACagggcttacacacacacacacacacacacacacacacacacacacacacacgtcagtggCTCACCTCGTCATACATGAACTGTAGGGTGAGGGCTGACttgcccactcctcca of Salvelinus sp. IW2-2015 unplaced genomic scaffold, ASM291031v2 Un_scaffold1446, whole genome shotgun sequence contains these proteins:
- the LOC112070872 gene encoding ras-related protein Ral-A → MTTNKPKGQNSLALHKVIMVGSGGVGKSALTLQFMYDEFVEDYEPTKADSYRKKVVLDGEEVQIDILDTAGQEDYAAIRDNYFRSGEGFLCVFSITEAESFAATADFREQILRVKEDENVPFLLVGNKSDLEERRHVSGEEAKARAEQWGVSYVETSAKTRANVDKVFFDLMREIRARKMEDGKEKNGKKKRKSLAKRIRERCCIL